The following nucleotide sequence is from Paenibacillus andongensis.
GAGCATCCCATTGAATGAAGGCCCAAAGATCGAATCACCAAAACCAAATATAAACATTCCAGCGATAAAAAGAGGATAAAATGAGAACAAAGCAGATAGCGCAATAAGACTGTAGCCTATAATCTCCGAAACCATTCCAAGAATTGCTATCTGTTTATCACTAAGTTTTATCAAAAGCTTTGGCATTATGAAACCCTGTGAAATGATGTCTTGGAAGCCCATAATTGAAAACATAAGTCCGATTATTGCAGGCTTCCAACTGAAAGTATCCATTGTAAATTGTGAAAAAACTGCCTGTAAAGATCCGTTGGGAATCCAAAGTAAGAACGCTGAGACAAGTAGCCTTTTTAAGTTTTTCATGGAAAGTACGTTTGCAAGCTGTGTAAATGGATTCAGCCTTACAAAGGTAATCTCTTTCAGTCTATTATTCTTGTCAAGACTCTCAGGCATATATAAGATTCCATAAACAACATTCAAAAAAGTTATTATTGCTCCAAAATACATGGGTGCAGAATAACCAAACTTGGCAATTAATCCGCCTAGAGCTGGGCCAATGACGGTGCCTACACCTACAACCGCACTCACCCATCCAAAGTATTTGGTTCTCTGTTCTGGAGGAATAATGTCTGCAAAATATGCGAAGATAGTGCTTATGCTCCCGCCTGTTATACCTTCTATTATGCGCCCAGCAAATAGGACCCATAGAGCTCCTCCTATGCCAAAAACGAAGTACCCGATTGCGGAACCCAAAAGGCATACTAAGAGCAATGGACGACGGCCATATTTGTCGCTCAAAGCTCCAAGTACGGGGGCAGCAAAAAACACGCAGACTGCATAAACAGAGGTCAGCAGCGTAACAACTATAGCTTGTTCTCCCGGAATGCTTGTAAAAGGCTGCACTAAGAATGGGACGACAGGTGATATGATACTGAAGCCTATACCGCAAAGAAACACGGAGATAAAACCGAATATTAAAGCGTGTTTATCTACGGCTTGTTCTGTGTTCTGTTCATTGTATGATCTAAATATGGACATTTAATTCTCACCTCAAAAGCTATAATTTTGATTCCTTGGAAACAAATTTATCGTACCGAATTTTTGTTTCCTTGTCAACAAATTAATAGCAATAAAAATGCAGCCCGTTCTCACTAGAACCCGGCTGCCTGTGGTTTCATTTTCATTATTTAAATTTATTCCGACTTCATATCTATACCCAGTTTCTTTATTTCTGTATCCAAGTGCCTACTATACTTTTCCATGAAGCTAAGCATACTGTCAAATTGCTCCTCAGTTACCTGCTCAAATACGGCTTTATCCCGCTCTTGAAACTCTTTGTGCAGATCCTCATGGATTTTATAAATTACTTTCCCTTGCTCAGTAAGCCTAAAATAGATTTCTTTCTTGTTATCCGACTTCTGGTAGCTTTCGATAAGGCCTTTTTTTATGAGCTTCTTAGTTATTTTACTTATGGCACCGCGAGTCATATAAAAGGACTCCGCAAGATTTGTCACGTTGGAATCTACATTTCTTTCAATGTATTCAATGCAATGTACTTCCGAAGACTTATAACCCTTAAGACTGTCTTCCATCTTATCCTTATTAAGCCAAACCATCTTGTTATATAAGTCCCTGAAACCCATTATGACCTGTTCTTCTTTGTTCATGGCCTGTCCTCCCACCCGTTGGTGCATTAACAATATTAAAAAAATTATTTTTAAAATGGAATTGACCTTGTTCCTCGGTATATTCTGTTCGTATCTTTCCCTTCTTTATTTTATCATCTTTTATTGATGAATTCTGCCGTTACTTCAACAGGCTACCGTATTAATAACGGTAGCCTGCTTTCTGTTTTTTATGGAACTATCGTACTCCGTTAGATTCCTGTAGATGGATAAATTTCAGCTTTGTAAAAAAAGGAGCACCTCTGTACGATGGAAGTACGCTACGGGTCAAAAGCCCTTTAATTCCATCATCCAGGAGGACGCTCTACTATGAAGTTTAAATCACAAGATAAGCAAAATCAACTCATTGAAAACATTACCTTTAATCATATTGTTGTTGGTGTAGACATTGCTCAGGAGGCCCATGTTGCCAGAGCGGTTAACTTTCGAGGTGTCGCTCTCGGTAATCCTTTAGTGTTTAGTAATGACGAGGATGGATTCAAGTCCCTCGACCGTTGGATTCGCGACTTGTTAGCTTCATTTAAATTATCTCAAGTTATCGTTGGTATGGAACCCACTGGCCATTACTGGCTAAGCCTTGCCGGGTGGCTCAAAAACAAAGCCATTGAAGCCGTACTTGTTAATCCTCACCTAGTTAAAAAGAATAAAGAAAACCGCGACAATACACGCTCTAAAAGCGACAAAAAAGATGCTTTAGTTATTGCCGACATGGTGAAAAACGGCTACTACTCCCCTGTCCGCTTCCATTCTTCCGAATACGCGGAGCTG
It contains:
- a CDS encoding MFS transporter, giving the protein MSIFRSYNEQNTEQAVDKHALIFGFISVFLCGIGFSIISPVVPFLVQPFTSIPGEQAIVVTLLTSVYAVCVFFAAPVLGALSDKYGRRPLLLVCLLGSAIGYFVFGIGGALWVLFAGRIIEGITGGSISTIFAYFADIIPPEQRTKYFGWVSAVVGVGTVIGPALGGLIAKFGYSAPMYFGAIITFLNVVYGILYMPESLDKNNRLKEITFVRLNPFTQLANVLSMKNLKRLLVSAFLLWIPNGSLQAVFSQFTMDTFSWKPAIIGLMFSIMGFQDIISQGFIMPKLLIKLSDKQIAILGMVSEIIGYSLIALSALFSFYPLFIAGMFIFGFGDSIFGPSFNGMLSKSVDSSEQGRIQGGSQSIQALARMIGPIIGGQIYVSLGHAAPAFMGIILIVAAIPVLYKRTHVNM
- a CDS encoding MarR family transcriptional regulator; translated protein: MNKEEQVIMGFRDLYNKMVWLNKDKMEDSLKGYKSSEVHCIEYIERNVDSNVTNLAESFYMTRGAISKITKKLIKKGLIESYQKSDNKKEIYFRLTEQGKVIYKIHEDLHKEFQERDKAVFEQVTEEQFDSMLSFMEKYSRHLDTEIKKLGIDMKSE